Below is a genomic region from Mesorhizobium sp..
ACAAAGCCGGCCGGATACGGAATGTTCTTCGGCAGAACGCCACCGACGTGCACAATGGGAGAGTCAAGATGACGATGTACAAGAGCAATGGTGACCGAGTTCCCGATCACATTGTGAAGATGGCGAAATCGGTCCGCGAAGGCGGCATGGACCGGCGCGAGTTCCTGGCGCTTGCCAGCGCGTTCGGTGCGTCCACCGCACTCGCCTATTCGATGATCGGGCTCGCGGCACCGACACCCGCAGTGGCCCAGGAGCCGAAGAAGGGCGGTGTTCTCAAGGTCGCGATGTCGATCAAGGACCCCAAGGATCCGCGCACGGCCGACTGGTCGGAAATCGCCAATGCCCAGCGCCAGACGCTCGAGCCGCTGGTGAAATACACCCGCGACTTCACCTTCGAGCCCTATCTGCTGGCCAGCTGGGACGTGAATGACGACGCGACGGAATATGTCTTCCACTGCCGTCCGAACGTCGCCTGGACGAACGGCGACACGTTCAACGCCGACGACGTGATCTTCAACCTGACCCGCTGGGCGGACAAGAGCGCCGAGGGCAACTCCATGCCCGGACGTCTCGGCACCATCGTCGACGAGGCTTCCGGCAAGCTGCGCGAGGGCGCGGTGACCAAGGTCGACGACATGACCGTCAAGATCACGCTGACCAAGCCCGACATCGCGCTGATCCCGAGCCTGTGCGACTACCCCGCACTGGTCGTCCACCGCTCCTTCGACGAAACCGGCGCGAATTTCGCGGACAAGCCGATCGGCACCGGTCCGTTCGAACTGGTCTCGTACGACGTCGGCCAGAAGGTCGTCTACAAGCGCCGCGAGAACGGCGCCTGGTGGGGCGGCGAGGTGATGCTCGACGGCGTCGAGTTCATCGATTACGGCACCGATCCGTCGGCGATGGTCTCGGCCTTTGAAGCGGGCGAAGTGCACACCAACCACGAGACGACGGCCGACTACGTGTCGATCCTGGAAGGCGTCGGCGCGGTCACGTCGGAAGTGGTGACGGCCTCGACGATCGTGGCGCGCACCAACGTCGCCAACAAGCCCTATGACGACCAGAAGGTGCGCAACGCGCTCCAGCTCGCCGTCGACAATGCGGTGGTGCTGCAGCTCGGCTACGGCAATGCCGGCGAGCCGGCGGAAAACCACCATGTCTGCCCGATCCATCCGGAATACGTGGCTTTGCCGAAGGTGGCGCGCGACATCGAGAAGGCCAAGGCGCTGATGGCGGAAGCCGGCCAGGCCGACTTCGAGCACGAGCTCATCACCGTCGACGAGGACTGGCACAAGAACACCGGCGATGCGATAGCCGCGCAGCTGCGCGAAGCCGGCATCAAGGTCAAGCGCACGGTCCTGCCGGGCTCGACCTTCTGGAACGACTGGACCAAGTATCCCTATTCGATGACGAACTGGAACATGCGTCCGCTGGGCGTGCAGGTGATCGCGATCGCCTACCGCACCGGGGAAGCCTGGAACGAAGCCGCCTATTCGAATCCCGAACTCGACGCCGCAGTCGGCGAGGCGCTGTCGATCGCCGATGCCGAGAAGCGCAAGGTGGTGATGGAGAAGATCGAGAAGATCCTCCAGGATTCGGGCATCATCATCCAGCCCTACTGGCGCAAGCTCTACAACAGCTCGGTTCCGGCCGTGAAGAACCACGGCATGCATCCGACCTTCGAGCACGACTTCGGCAAGGTCTGGCTCGACGCCTGATCGGACGAACACCGGGAGGGGCGCTTGCGCCCCTCCCTCATTTCGACGGGTGACTTCGTGACCCCCCAACCGCAACGGCAGGGGATAGTATGCTCGCATTCATCATCAGGCGGCTTGGCACCATGGTGATCACCATGCTCTGCCTGACCATGGTCGTCTTCTACATGGTCAATCTCGAGCCGAACCTGAGGAAGCTGTCGATCAGCCAGCTCGACATGCGCTCGTCGGACGAGCACATCGAGCAGTGGCTGGTGAAGAACGGCTTCCGCGAAAACTTCTTCGTCCGCTACGGCCAGTGGCTCGGCGTGATCAAGCGCACACCCGACGTCGACCCGGCGACCGGCAAGGCGGCGCCACGCTACAAAGCCTGCCCGCAGCCCAACGAGCCCTATTACGGCGGCATCCTGCAGGGCGAATTCGGCTGTTCGACCAAGTTCAAGACCACCGTCGAGGCGAAGCTCTGGCCGGCGCTCGGCGCCACCGGCGTGCTGATGTTCTGGGTTATGGTAACCATGGTGCCGATCTCGCTGCTGATCGGCATCCTGGCGGGGATGCGCGAAGGCTCGCGCACCGACCGCAGCCTGTCCGTGGCGTCGATCGCGACGACGGCGACGCCGGAATATGTCTCCGGCGTCATCTTCACCGTCATCTTCGCCTCCTGGCTCGGCTGGCTCAACGGCTCGGCCGCGTCCGCGACGGCGCAGGGAGTCAATTTCTACAACTTCACCCTGCCGGTCATGACGATGGCGATCTACGGCATCGGCTACATCGCCCGCATGACGCGGGCCTCGATGGTCGAGGTGATGACACAGCAATATATTCGCACGGCGCGGCTGAAAGGCCTGAGCTTCTCCTCGGTCGTCATCAAGCACGCCCTGCGCAACGCGCTGATCGCACCCTTCACGGTCATCATGTTGCAGTTTCCATGGCTTCTGACCGGCGTCGTCATCGTCGAGACGATGTTCCGCTACCAGGGCTTCGGCTTTACGCTGGTGGAGGCAGCCGGCAACAACGACATCGACCTTTTGCTCGGCTGCTCGCTGGTATCGGTATTCGTCGTGCTGTTCACCCAGCTGATCTCCGATATCGGCTACGCCTATCTCAACCCGCGCATCCGCGTGCAGTGACGAAGGGCAGGGGATGCAGTTCGAAAACATAGGCGGGTTTCAGGTCCTCATCGGCGTGATCGCGCGTTTCTGGCCGGTCTGGCTGGCGCTGGCGATCGTGCTGAGCGCCAGTTTCGTCTACCGCAAACGGCTCGGGCTCTACGGCGAACTGTTTTCCAACTCGGTCGGCGTCGCCGGTGTAACGATCTGCCTGTTCTGGCTGTTTACGGCGATCTTCGCGCCGCTGATCGCCCCGTTCGACCCGCTCAGCCAGGTCGCGGTGATGAAGGACGCGCTGCCCGGGACGGTGGTGCCGGACACGAGCGACGTCTACTATTTCGGCGGCGACAAGCTGGCGCGGGACGTGTTCTCCCGCATGGTCTACGGCAGCCAGATCGTGCTCGTCATCGCCCCGTTCGCCACGCTGTTCGCGTTGATGGTCGGCATCACGCTCGGCCTGCCGGCCGGCTATTACGGCGGCCGCATAGATTCCTTCCTGTCGTTCCTGGCCAACCTCGTCCTGGCCTTCCCGGTGATCCTGCTGTTCTACCTGTTGGTCACGCCGGAGATCCGGCAACTTTCCTTTGACAGCTGGTTCAGTCAGATGACGGGCATAGGGGTTTCCATCCCCCGCGCGCTTGCCGCCTTCTTCTTCCTGTTCCCGATCGTCTTCTTCGTCGTGCTGTTCTGGACGCGGTTCAAGAACCGGCCTGACCGGCTGTGGATCCAACTGGCCTTGACGATCCTCATCGGCGGCTGGGTCTATCTCGGCCTTGTCTTCTCGGTCGATCCGTTCGGACTGATCTCGATCGAGCCGTCGACGCTCAACATCTTCGTCGCTGTGGTGTTCGCCTCCTCGCCCGGCGTGTTCCGAATCGTCCGCGGCCTCGTCATGGACATCAAGACGCGCGACTACGTGGCGGCGGCGCAGACGCGCGGCGAGAGCCCGTGGTACATCATGATCTGGGAGATCCTGCCCAACGCCCGCGGCCCGCTGATCGTCGATGCCTGTCTGCGTATCGGCTACACCACGATCCTGCTCGGGACGCTCGGCTATTTCGGCCTCGGGCTGGCACCGGAAAGCCCGGACTGGGGAACCGCGATCAAGGACGCCTCGCGGCTCCTGCGTTCCTTCATCCATCCCGCACTGCCGCCGACGATCGCGCTGATGAGTTTCGTGCTGGGATTGAACCTGCTGGCGGATGCGCTGCGCGAGCAGTCGCTGAAGGATTGAGAGGCAGACGATGAACGAAGCCGTCAAAGCCACGACCGTCGCCGGTGCCCAGCCGATCATCGAGATCGAGAACCTGTCGATCTCCTTCTTCACCAAGCGCGGCGAGATTCCCGCCGTGATGGACTTCTCCTGCACGGTGATGCCGGGCGAGGCGATGGGGATCGTCGGCGAGAGCGGCTGCGGCAAGTCGACCGTCTCGCTCGGCATCATGCGCGACCTGTCGAACGTCGGGAAGATCGTCGGCGGGCGGATCAAGTTCCAGGGCCGTGACATGGGCGACATGTCGGAGGAGGAACTGCGCCAGATCCGCGGCAACAAGATCGCGATGATCTACCAGGAGCCGATGGCGTCGCTGAACCCGGCGATGAAGATCGGTCAGCAATTGATGGAAGTGCCGATCATCCACGAGAAGGTGTCGAAGGAAGAGGCTTACGAGCGCTCGCTGGCGATGCTGAAGGCGGTGCGCCTGCCCGACCCGCCGCGGATGATGAATTCCTATCCGCACCAGCTCTCCGGCGGGCAGCAGCAGCGCATCGTCATCGCCATGGCGCTGCTGTCGAAGCCGGCGCTGCTGCTTCTCGACGAGCCCACGACCGCGCTCGACGTGACGGTCGAGGCCGGCATCGTCGAACTGGTGAAGGGGCTCGGCAAGGAGTTCGGCACGTCGATGATCTTCGTGTCGCACAATCTCGGGCTGATCCTCGAGACCTGCGACCGGATCACGGTGATGTATTCCGGCGAGGCGGTGGAGACCGGCAAGATCAAGGACGTGTTCGACCGGATGCGGCACCCTTATACGCAAGGGTTGTTCCGCTCGATCCCGCTGCCTGGCGCCGACAAGAATTCGCGGCCGCTGGTGGCGATCCCCGGCCAACTGCCGCTGCCGCACGAGCGGCCGAAGGGCTGCAATTTCGGGCCGCGCTGCCATCACTTCGTCGAGGGCCTGTGCAACGCCGCCGAGATTCCGATGATCGCAGTCGAGGGCCACGACAACCATTTCAGCCGCTGCGTGCGCTTCAACGAGATCGACTGGGAGGCGCTGCCGCCCAATGCGACGACGGCCAAGGAACCGGTGAAGCCGGGCGCGCCGATGCTGAAGATCGAGGAGCTGAAGAAATACTATAAGGTGTCGGCCAACGAGATCTTCGGCGGCGCTGAATCCCGCACCGTCAAGGCCAACGAGACGATCTCCTTCCTCGCGCGCGAAAGCGAGACGGTGGCGATCGTCGGCGAGTCCGGCTGCGGCAAGTCGACCCTCGCCAAGATCCTGCTCGGGCTGGAGACGGCGACCGAGGGAGGCGTGACGCTGGGCAACCGTCAGATCGCCGACACGTCGATCGAGAAGCGCGACGTCGAGACGATCTCGTCGATCCAGATGGTGTTCCAGAACCCGTTCGACACGCTGAACCCCAGCCATTCGGTCGGCTCGCAGATCATCCGCACGCTGGAGAAATTCGGCGTCGGCAAGACTGTGGCGGAGCGGCGGTCGCGGATGCTGGAGCTGCTCGACCTGGTCAAGCTACCCCGCGCGTTCGAGACGCGCATGCCGCGCCAACTCTCTGGCGGGCAGAAGCAGCGCATCGGTGTGGCGCGAGCTTTTGCCGGCATGGCCAAGGTGGTGGTGGCCGACGAGCCGGTGTCGGCGCTCGACGTGTCCGTGCAGGCCGCGGTGACCGAACTGCTGATGGACATCCAGCGCAAGAACAAGACGACGATGCTGTTCATTAGCCACGACCTGTCGGTGGTGCGCTACATCGCCGACCGGGTGGTGGTGATGTATCTCGGCCATATCGTGGAGCAGGGGACCACCGACCAGATATTCCAGCCGCCCTACCATCCCTATACGGAAGCACTGCTCTCGGCGATCCCGATCGCCGACACGAGCGTGGTGAAGAAGCACGTGGTGCTCGAAGGCGACATCCCGTCTGCGATGAACCCGCCGCCCGGCTGTCCGTTCCAGACGCGCTGCAACTACAAGAAGCTGGTGCCAGGCGACTTGTGCGAGCGCGAGGTGCCGCCGATGCGCGATCTCGGTGGCGGCCACCAGGTGAAGTGCCATCTGTCGCAGGAAATATTCGAAGGGATGGAAAACGTGATCTCGTTCGCCGGCGAGGTTTCGGACGGCATTCCGGACGATGCGCCGCACGGATCGGGGCCAGGTTTCGCGGGCAAGCCCCCGCAGCGCCCCCACGGCAAGTCTGGAAGCGCGGCGGCCGGGGTGCTCGCGGGGGAAATCATCGAGGACGAGAACGAAGCCGATGCCCGTCGCGAAGCGCTGCGGGACGACGATCCCCCCGCGGCGGACGAGGCCAATGCCGGCGTTCTGCCAGTCATGCCGGGGCAGGTGGGTGAGGGCCGTCAGGCAGACGACGCGGACGTCCCGTCGGCCTTCGACGACGGCACCGAAGGCAACCGCACGCGGCATTGATCGCTCGGGTCAGCGGCAGCTTTCCAGCTGCTTCTCGTAGCGGATCGCCATTTCGGCCGTCTCGCGCGCGGTGCGCTGGAGACCCGCGTTCGAGCGCCAGGTACCCTTGCCGAAGGCGGACCAGCCGGAATAATAGGCGAGGTAGAGGCTGTAGGCATCGTTGGGGGCGACGCCGTAGGTCTTGGCCGTCTTCCCATGATACCAGCCGACGAAGTCGACCGCGTCGTCGAAATCGTCGCGGCTCGAGGAGAAGCCGCCGCGTTCCTTCTTGTACTGCGCCCAGGTTCCGTCGAGTGCCTGCGCATAGCCATAGGCGCTCGACTGGCGCTTCCAGGGGATGAATCCCAGCAGCTGCGTGCGCGGCGGACGGGCATTGGATTTGAAGCCGGATTCCTTGCGGATGGTGGCCAGGAGGATCGCCATCGGGATGCCGTGCCGACGCTCGGCCTTCTTCGCCGACCGCTGCCAATTGCTGATCCAGCCGTCCTGCTGTTCGAGCACCGCGCAGACGTCGTTAATGTTGCGCGGCTGCGTGGCGCAGCCGGCGAGGCCGACCGCGAGGGCGACGAAGACAATTTTATTCAAATGCCGGCGAGCCATGGCGCATTCATGCCGCGGATTGGTGAAGCGGCGGTTCGCAAGCATCCTTAACGGATCGCTAACGGACCAAGGGCTGGTCAAATATGAGAAAACAAGTCAAGTTAAAATGCAGAGAAATCAGCCGGTTGAGCAGTTTTTTGACCGATTGATAAAATTTTTTCCTGTGCTAGCATTTGCCCAACAAACAACAATGGGGAACTGCTGAGATGGCCACAGGCCAGTTGAAGGACGGGATAGTCGCGGGCCGGCTCGCGCCCGCCCAATACGCGGATAATTTCTCCGACCTGCATCCGCCGCTCGATCACCACGAGGCGCTGGTCGAGGCCGACCGGTGCTATTTCTGCTACGATGCGCCCTGCATGCAGGCATGTCCGACGTCGATCGACATCCCGCTGTTCATCCGACAGATCTCGACCGGCAATCCTTTGGGGTCGGCCAAGACCATCTTCGACCAGAACATCCTGGGCGGGATGTGTGCGCGCGTCTGCCCGACGGAGACGCTGTGCGAAGAAGTCTGCGTGCGCGAGACGGCCGAGGGAAAGCCGGTGCAGATCGGCCGGCTGCAGCGCTACGCGACAGACGTCGCGATGGGGCAGGGCAAGCAGTTCTACAGGCGCGCGGCGCCGACCGGCAAGAAGGTCGCGGTCGTCGGCGCGGGACCGGCGGGACTCGCGGCGGCGCACCGGCTGGCGGTGAAAGGCCACGACGTGACGATCTTCGAGGCGAAGCCGAAGTCCGGCGGCCTCAACGAATACGGCATTGCCGCCTACAAAAGCGTCGACGGCTTCGCCCAGGCGGAGGTCGACTATGTGACGGCGATCGGCGGCATCACCATCGAACACGGTCGGGCTCTCGGACGCGACGTCCATCTCGCCGATCTGACGTCGATGTACGACGCGGTCTTTCTCGGCATGGGTCTGCCCGGGGTCAACGCGCTCAGGGCCGAGGGCGAGGATGTCGCGGGCGTCGACAACGCCGTCGACTTCATCGCCAACCTGCGCCAGGCCGAGGATCTCGCCAGCCTGCCGGTCGGGCGACGCGTCGTCGTGATCGGCGGCGGCATGACCGCCATCGACGCGGCTGTGCAGTCGAAGTTGCTCGGCGCCGAGGAGGTGACCATCGCCTATCGCCGCGGCAAGGAGCAGATGAACGCCTCCGAATTCGAGCAGGATCTCGCTGCCTCCAAGGGCGTCATCATCCGGCACTGGGTACAGCCGAAGCGGGTCGTGGCCCAGTTCGGCAAGGTCACCGGCATCGAACTCGAATACACGGCCGACGCCGATGGCAAGCTGGTCGGCACGGGCCAGACGATCGTGCTCGCCGCCGACCAGGTGTTCAAGGCGATCGGGCAGAGCTTCGAGGCGGCGCCGCTGAACGGCTCCGGCGCGACGATCGCCCTGGAGAGGGGGCGCATCAAGGTCGACGCCGAGGGCCGCACGTCGAACCCGAAGGTCTGGGCCGGCGGCGACTGCGTCGCCGATGCGCGCGAGGATCTTACCGTAGCGGCGGTCGCGGCGGGCAGGGACGCGGCGGAGAGCATTCACCGGGTGCTGATGAGCGTGGCGGCCTAGAGGCTAGAGATGATCTCCTCGACAGAAAACCCGGACTTCTTGACGATGTCATTGAGTGTGCCGCGTGGCAGGGGTTTGTTACCATGAACCGGAACGCTGACGGCTCGAACTGGAGGACCGTCGTGAAGCAGGACGTGGTGACTTCCGCGAATGCGGTCGATCTTGAAGCCAAGCCGCAGCAATGCGCGCACGGCCTGCTTTCCGGACATGGTGGGCAGAGCCTTCGGGCTCACGGTCAGGCGGCGATGGTCAGATGATCAATCCGCATCTCGACATCGTCCGGGATTTCCCAGCCCTGCTCGCGATACAGTTCGAGGACGGCCTCGATCGCTTCCTGGGCCATCGCCATCGCCTCTTCGTACGTCTCGCCATAGGAGACGACTTCGGGGATGGCCGGGACGAGGACGGTGAAGCCGCCCTCCGGCTCGGGCCGAAGATGGATCGTGTAGCGTCGTTCCGTCGTCATGCGCACCCCGGGGACCGTGAGGCTTCGCACGACAGAATAGTTGCAAGCTTGAGATAATCCAAGCCCGAGGGAGAATTACCCATGGCTGACATCCGCAACAACTTCGTGGGCATCAAGTCGCCCAATCCGTTCTGGCTGGCCTCGGCGCCGCCGACTGACAAGGCCTATAATGTCGAGCGCGCCTTCAAGGCGGGCTGGGGCGGCGTCGTGTGGAAGACGCTGGGCGAGGAGGGCCCGCCGGTCGTCAACGTCAACGGCCCGCGCTACGGCGCCATCTGGGGCGCGGACCGGCGCCTGCTCGGCTTGAACAACATCGAGCTGATCACCGACCGCGACCTGCAGACCAATCTGCGCGAGATCAAGCAGGTCAAGATGAACTGGCCGGACCGCGCCATGGTCGTGTCGATCATGGTGCCCTGCGTGGAGGAAGCCTGGAAGGCAATCCTGCCCGTGGTCGAGGAGACGGGCGCCGACGGCATCGAACTGAACTTCGGCTGCCCGCACGGCATGTCGGAACGCGGCATGGGTGCTGCCGTCGGCCAGGTGCCCGAATATATCGAGATGGTGGTGCGGTGGTGCAAGGCGAACACCCGCATGCCGGTGATCACCAAGCTGACGCCGAACGTCACCGACATCCGCAAGCCCGCGCGTGCCGCGCTGGCGGGAGGCACGGACGCAGTTTCGCTGATCAACACGATCAACTCGATCACCGCCGTCAATCTCGACACGTTCTCGCCCGAGCCGATGATCGACGGCAAGGGCACGCATGGCGGCTATTGCGGGCCGGCGGTCAAGCCGATCGCAATGAACATGGTGGCCGAGATCGCGCGGGATGCCGAAACCCGCGGCCTGCCCATCTCGGGCATCGGCGGTATCACCACGTGGCGCGACGCGGCCGAGTTCATGGCGCTCGGCGCCGGCAACGTGCAGGTCTGCACCGCGGCGATGACCTACGGCTTCAAGATCGTGCAGGAGATGATCGCCGGACTCGAGAACTGGATGGACGAGAAGGGCCATCGCTCGCTCGACGACATCATCGGCCGGGCGACGCCCAACGTGACCGACTGGCAGTTCCTCAACCTCAACTACATTGCCAAGGCGCGGATCGACCAGGATCTGTGCATCAAGTGCGGCCGCTGCCACATCGCCTGCGAGGACACCTCGCACCAGGCGATCACCTCGATGGTCGACGGCAAGCGCCACTTTGAGGTGATGGAGGACGAGTGCGTCGGCTGCAATCTCTGCGTCAACGTCTGCCCGGTGGAGGGCTGCATCGACATGGTGCCGCTGGCGGCGGGCGTGCTCGACCAGCGCACCGGCAAGACCGTCCAGCCGATCTACGCCAATTGGACGACGCATCCGAACAATCCGATGGCGAAGGTGGCGGCGGAGTGAGGTAGGCTTCGGCTGGCGGCGGGAGGAGCGCCATGGCCGAAACGGTCGACATCGTCTCACCGGGATTCCACGCGGATCCGTTTCCGACGCTCGCACGGATGCGGGCGACGGGGCCGCTCGTGCCGATGAAGCTGCCGATCCTCGGCCGCATCTGGCTGACGACGACACATGCCGGTTCCGCCGAGCTGCTGAAGGACGGCGAGCGCTTCGTCCGCGACCCGGGCAATGCCGGCAGCCGGACGCAGGAGCGCGTGCTGAAGGTATTGCCGGCGACGCTCGGCCTGCTCGCGAAGAACATGCTCGGCCTCGACGATCCCGATCACCGACGGCTGCGGTCCCTCGTCGACCAGGCCTTCGGGCGACGGGGCGTGACCACGATGACGCCCATGATCGAGGGGATCGCGGACCGTCTGCTGGACCAGCTCGACGGCAAGCCCGAAGCCGAGTTGATGCAGAGCTACTGTCGCGACCTGCCTCTGTCGGTCATCTGTGCGATGCTCGGCCTGCCGGAAAAGGACCACGACTGGTTCAAGGGCTGGCTCGGCAATCTGACCGATACAGCCAATATCTGGGCCGTGCTGCGCGCAGTGCCGGGCGTCTGGCGCATGGTGAACTATCTGCGAGCGGTCTCGCGGCCCGGCGGAGGGGCTCGTCCCGACGGATTGATCACGGCGCTGCGGGAGGCACGAACCGAGCATGGTGATCTGTCCGAGGACGAGCTCGTGGCCATGATCTTCCTGCTGTTCGGGGCGGGGCAGGAGACGACCACCCATCTCATCGCCGGCGGTATCTGGGCGTTGCTCGCGCATCCCGAACAGAAGGAGAGGTTGAGTGACGATGTCGCGCGCATGCCCGGCGCGGTGGAAGAGTGCCTGCGCTGGGTCTGCCCGGTGCAGATGACGAAGCCGCGATTCGCCCGCGTCGACATGGAGTGGCAGGGCAGGCGACTCCGCCGCGGCGATATGGTGGCTGCCTTCCTCAGCGCGGCGAATGCCGATCCCGGCAAGTTCGAGGAACCGGAGCATTTTGACATCGGCCGCCATCCGAACCCGCACCTGTCGTTCGGGACGGGCGCCCATTTCTGCCTCGGCTACCAGCTCGCAAGGGCCGAAGCGCGGATTGCCCTCGAACGACTATTCGCGCGATTCCCGGAGGTCAGCCTGGCCGTTCCGCAGCAAGGGATCGCCTGGCGCAAGCGCGTCGGCATCCGCGCCCTGGCGCAACTTCCCGTGCGATTGCGCAGTTGAACGCGCCTGCGCCGCATTCCACCTTCGCCGCCGGGCGCAGCAAGCTGCTTGGCCATTTCGCAATGGTCGGGTTCGCGGCATTCGTCGCCGGGTCTTTTTCGTTCGGAGCAATCGCGGCACCCTATCTCGCGCCAGCGGCGATCAACGCCGCGCGGTTCGTCGTCGGCGTCGCGGTCATGGCCGGCGTGGCAATGGCACTGACGGTCGGCCGCATAGAACGGCCGCGCGCGGTATGGCGCTACGGGGTTCTCGGCGCGCTGATGACGGTGTTCTTCATCACCATGTTCGTCGCCCTGCAGTTGACGGATCCG
It encodes:
- a CDS encoding ABC transporter substrate-binding protein, translating into MTMYKSNGDRVPDHIVKMAKSVREGGMDRREFLALASAFGASTALAYSMIGLAAPTPAVAQEPKKGGVLKVAMSIKDPKDPRTADWSEIANAQRQTLEPLVKYTRDFTFEPYLLASWDVNDDATEYVFHCRPNVAWTNGDTFNADDVIFNLTRWADKSAEGNSMPGRLGTIVDEASGKLREGAVTKVDDMTVKITLTKPDIALIPSLCDYPALVVHRSFDETGANFADKPIGTGPFELVSYDVGQKVVYKRRENGAWWGGEVMLDGVEFIDYGTDPSAMVSAFEAGEVHTNHETTADYVSILEGVGAVTSEVVTASTIVARTNVANKPYDDQKVRNALQLAVDNAVVLQLGYGNAGEPAENHHVCPIHPEYVALPKVARDIEKAKALMAEAGQADFEHELITVDEDWHKNTGDAIAAQLREAGIKVKRTVLPGSTFWNDWTKYPYSMTNWNMRPLGVQVIAIAYRTGEAWNEAAYSNPELDAAVGEALSIADAEKRKVVMEKIEKILQDSGIIIQPYWRKLYNSSVPAVKNHGMHPTFEHDFGKVWLDA
- a CDS encoding ABC transporter permease, whose product is MLAFIIRRLGTMVITMLCLTMVVFYMVNLEPNLRKLSISQLDMRSSDEHIEQWLVKNGFRENFFVRYGQWLGVIKRTPDVDPATGKAAPRYKACPQPNEPYYGGILQGEFGCSTKFKTTVEAKLWPALGATGVLMFWVMVTMVPISLLIGILAGMREGSRTDRSLSVASIATTATPEYVSGVIFTVIFASWLGWLNGSAASATAQGVNFYNFTLPVMTMAIYGIGYIARMTRASMVEVMTQQYIRTARLKGLSFSSVVIKHALRNALIAPFTVIMLQFPWLLTGVVIVETMFRYQGFGFTLVEAAGNNDIDLLLGCSLVSVFVVLFTQLISDIGYAYLNPRIRVQ
- a CDS encoding ABC transporter permease; amino-acid sequence: MQFENIGGFQVLIGVIARFWPVWLALAIVLSASFVYRKRLGLYGELFSNSVGVAGVTICLFWLFTAIFAPLIAPFDPLSQVAVMKDALPGTVVPDTSDVYYFGGDKLARDVFSRMVYGSQIVLVIAPFATLFALMVGITLGLPAGYYGGRIDSFLSFLANLVLAFPVILLFYLLVTPEIRQLSFDSWFSQMTGIGVSIPRALAAFFFLFPIVFFVVLFWTRFKNRPDRLWIQLALTILIGGWVYLGLVFSVDPFGLISIEPSTLNIFVAVVFASSPGVFRIVRGLVMDIKTRDYVAAAQTRGESPWYIMIWEILPNARGPLIVDACLRIGYTTILLGTLGYFGLGLAPESPDWGTAIKDASRLLRSFIHPALPPTIALMSFVLGLNLLADALREQSLKD
- a CDS encoding ABC transporter ATP-binding protein, which gives rise to MNEAVKATTVAGAQPIIEIENLSISFFTKRGEIPAVMDFSCTVMPGEAMGIVGESGCGKSTVSLGIMRDLSNVGKIVGGRIKFQGRDMGDMSEEELRQIRGNKIAMIYQEPMASLNPAMKIGQQLMEVPIIHEKVSKEEAYERSLAMLKAVRLPDPPRMMNSYPHQLSGGQQQRIVIAMALLSKPALLLLDEPTTALDVTVEAGIVELVKGLGKEFGTSMIFVSHNLGLILETCDRITVMYSGEAVETGKIKDVFDRMRHPYTQGLFRSIPLPGADKNSRPLVAIPGQLPLPHERPKGCNFGPRCHHFVEGLCNAAEIPMIAVEGHDNHFSRCVRFNEIDWEALPPNATTAKEPVKPGAPMLKIEELKKYYKVSANEIFGGAESRTVKANETISFLARESETVAIVGESGCGKSTLAKILLGLETATEGGVTLGNRQIADTSIEKRDVETISSIQMVFQNPFDTLNPSHSVGSQIIRTLEKFGVGKTVAERRSRMLELLDLVKLPRAFETRMPRQLSGGQKQRIGVARAFAGMAKVVVADEPVSALDVSVQAAVTELLMDIQRKNKTTMLFISHDLSVVRYIADRVVVMYLGHIVEQGTTDQIFQPPYHPYTEALLSAIPIADTSVVKKHVVLEGDIPSAMNPPPGCPFQTRCNYKKLVPGDLCEREVPPMRDLGGGHQVKCHLSQEIFEGMENVISFAGEVSDGIPDDAPHGSGPGFAGKPPQRPHGKSGSAAAGVLAGEIIEDENEADARREALRDDDPPAADEANAGVLPVMPGQVGEGRQADDADVPSAFDDGTEGNRTRH
- a CDS encoding transglycosylase SLT domain-containing protein; amino-acid sequence: MARRHLNKIVFVALAVGLAGCATQPRNINDVCAVLEQQDGWISNWQRSAKKAERRHGIPMAILLATIRKESGFKSNARPPRTQLLGFIPWKRQSSAYGYAQALDGTWAQYKKERGGFSSSRDDFDDAVDFVGWYHGKTAKTYGVAPNDAYSLYLAYYSGWSAFGKGTWRSNAGLQRTARETAEMAIRYEKQLESCR
- a CDS encoding NAD(P)-dependent oxidoreductase, with translation MATGQLKDGIVAGRLAPAQYADNFSDLHPPLDHHEALVEADRCYFCYDAPCMQACPTSIDIPLFIRQISTGNPLGSAKTIFDQNILGGMCARVCPTETLCEEVCVRETAEGKPVQIGRLQRYATDVAMGQGKQFYRRAAPTGKKVAVVGAGPAGLAAAHRLAVKGHDVTIFEAKPKSGGLNEYGIAAYKSVDGFAQAEVDYVTAIGGITIEHGRALGRDVHLADLTSMYDAVFLGMGLPGVNALRAEGEDVAGVDNAVDFIANLRQAEDLASLPVGRRVVVIGGGMTAIDAAVQSKLLGAEEVTIAYRRGKEQMNASEFEQDLAASKGVIIRHWVQPKRVVAQFGKVTGIELEYTADADGKLVGTGQTIVLAADQVFKAIGQSFEAAPLNGSGATIALERGRIKVDAEGRTSNPKVWAGGDCVADAREDLTVAAVAAGRDAAESIHRVLMSVAA
- a CDS encoding type II toxin-antitoxin system HicA family toxin, whose amino-acid sequence is MSGKQAVRALLRLGFKIDRIRGSHHVLLHDGPPVRAVSVPVHGNKPLPRGTLNDIVKKSGFSVEEIISSL
- a CDS encoding type II toxin-antitoxin system HicB family antitoxin, which gives rise to MTTERRYTIHLRPEPEGGFTVLVPAIPEVVSYGETYEEAMAMAQEAIEAVLELYREQGWEIPDDVEMRIDHLTIAA
- the preA gene encoding NAD-dependent dihydropyrimidine dehydrogenase subunit PreA — encoded protein: MADIRNNFVGIKSPNPFWLASAPPTDKAYNVERAFKAGWGGVVWKTLGEEGPPVVNVNGPRYGAIWGADRRLLGLNNIELITDRDLQTNLREIKQVKMNWPDRAMVVSIMVPCVEEAWKAILPVVEETGADGIELNFGCPHGMSERGMGAAVGQVPEYIEMVVRWCKANTRMPVITKLTPNVTDIRKPARAALAGGTDAVSLINTINSITAVNLDTFSPEPMIDGKGTHGGYCGPAVKPIAMNMVAEIARDAETRGLPISGIGGITTWRDAAEFMALGAGNVQVCTAAMTYGFKIVQEMIAGLENWMDEKGHRSLDDIIGRATPNVTDWQFLNLNYIAKARIDQDLCIKCGRCHIACEDTSHQAITSMVDGKRHFEVMEDECVGCNLCVNVCPVEGCIDMVPLAAGVLDQRTGKTVQPIYANWTTHPNNPMAKVAAE